GGAATTTTAAGATCCTGCAGGTCATGGTCCTTCAGGACTCCAGCAGGAATTAGCTTATTAATGCAGGGCTTAAAGAGTTCCTGCAGGACCGGTCACAGTCCTCTAGGAATCCTGCAGCTACTTCCGACAGGATTTGGTCGCTCCTACAGGATTCCTGCAGGACAAAACTTCCACAAATAAATTCctgcaggatttttttttgtttggttctCTGAATAAATTCAAAGTAATATTGTTGTAAAAATCTTCCAAGTTTCTAACCTCAGCTGTTTCTCTGCAGCAGGCCTCACGGCCTTTTACCACAAGATGGCGCCTGTTAATGTGACTAGAAACTCAAAACAACGGGAGTTGaagtgcagactgcagactggAAGGTCTAGAGGGTACGAAACAAACCCCTTCATTTGAAATGtctttaatttctcattacataaacattaattatccattaaaaataacatagctttaaaaaagtaaggttactatcatgggtttataagggatttattcatggattgattcacagagacactaaattaagggattttttaatGCCTTTTATGCAGGTTTACAGGATTATTAAGACCGTGGGCTGTCTATTAGGACAGATGAGCACCTGACAACCATTTTACATTAGCTTGGATTGGTTGGCTGGTAACAAATCAATAGGCTGTTCACAATTTCAAGGTATTTCAACATCAACATTAAATATTCCTTTTTACACTGGATCATTAATCCAGCAGGATCCATATCAGCCCTGCCTACCTGAGTCATGATCAAACATTCTaattaaacaaacaataacaattatCAGGAATAAATGGCCATTATATACATCAAGAAAGAAACCATACATTTACTAAACAGAAGTAATCATccttgaataaataaatcaaacttaCTGCATATTCACACAATCCAAACTAATAAGGAGGAAAAATGCACCAGCCTGCAGTCTGTTTATCTACCAGAAGGCAAAAAGTCCATATAAAGTTTTAACCTACATGAATGAGATGGCCAAGGAATGGATCAAGAAAGATTACCTTTAGGTGAATAATGTATTTCCAATAGATCCAATAGATCCAATAGATCCAGGAAAAAACTGGATTTCTCCTGCAGTCCATACAGGTGGAGAAAggaacagagatacagagatacagagatacagagcTGCAGCTGTGGGCAAAGCAGCAGCCTTTCTTTACACAAGAAAAAAACCTGTTTTCAGTTAGTGACGCCCCCTCTACCGTTAACGGACATGCAGTtgacatgcagacacaaactGGAGGCTGCAGAGTCTAAAACTGACACCTGCATTTGAATAACAGACTCAGCTGGAACAGGAAGTTTAATATCACACAGATAAATCAGTAGGGGTTTTGTCACACAGAGAGGGACCGTGTCCACACGCAACTTTCTGTATTTGGAACCAACGGTTGAAGTGGCTTCTGCTGCCTTTATAATGCGATTTTgtttatgaaaaaaacacaactgttttttattttaccattgTGTGCAAGACAGCTGTGACTGTCAAAAATGGAACCAAACATGAGGCGTTTTTAGATAACATTAGCTAAACTATGTGACATAATTATGATTTCAATCGGACagattatcttctggaagtaGCCTATTTTACGATGCATTTATTTTGCAGAAAATATGAATCTCATTAATTCTGGGATTTCTTTGGTATTCTGAGTGGTTGTATTACAGTAATATCAAACTCAGCTGCCTGTTCTCCCGGATCAGGACCAGAAACAGATCAGGTTTAGAGTCTCAGTCTGTAGAGACTCTTTGTTgaacagactgtctgtctcctgATAGTTGAGGATCAACACTGGACGATCCAAATAAAGTCTGACCCAGAGTCAGTTTGACTTTACACAGCCAGGTGGATTTAACAAGGATTCAGCCAAACCTGAATCCTGAGTCCAGATCCAGTCTCTTAGTATTTATCATTAAAGGAGATCAAAGAACAGGAAAAAAGGAACTATTTGTTAGTCTTTTCTACTTAGGtactaataataaactttatttatacagcatgtgtgtatgtgtgtgattaaTGCACCACCTGCTGGACATTGTGTGTAGTTGTATCCAAGTTGTTCTCTACTGTGTGTTTATTAGAGTTCACTAGAATCTGGAATAAAAACCTGACTACAGTAAACAGGAGAATCAATTTGGAAAACAATCTCATTTATATTGATGTGAAAGCTTCAACCGACTTCCTGTCAGTTTCACGTTTTTTTTAAACGTTTTCTCCCGCAAAAACCACACGCTCCGCCCAAGAAGCTCCGCCCAACAATAAAAAACTTCACCTGTGGGTAAACATGAGTCTGCACCGCCCATTCATTCAGTGTTCAGTCAGTTTTCCGCTCCGCTCACAGCCTGTCTGTATGATCTCTGCTCCTTCTCTTTTTGTACGGACTGCAGGAGAAATCTTGTCTCTCTGGATGTTTGTCACTGGAAATACAGACAGTGTTCACCTGAAGGTAAGAGACTCTTTCCTGGTCTCAGTTCACAGCTGATCCACTACTTGGTCTTCTCATTCAACTAGGTTACGTTACCAGTTCACTGTGGGTTTTGGTGAAAAAATGAAGGAATCAGGTTTTTATTGTCGGAGTGCTGGATCTGTCAGCATCACTTCTCTGTTGTCTTCTGATGAGTTCCAGCTTGAACTTTCACTGATCAAACGTTTAAAAGATGTAACACAGTGCAGATGCAGATGATAACAGGTCAAATATCTGTCAGTCTGATCCGTTAGAGAAACAGCCGTCTGTATATTTCAAGACTGAAGAAGTCAACGATTCACATggaattattatattattatctgCATATTATAGGGTGTGTATATAGCTATACAAGTGGACCTGTACAAAACTTTatgcgagagagaaagagagatcctGTCAGCTGATAAGAAACGTTGTTCTCCACACAGTAAAATAATCTGTTTACCTTTCTCCCTAAACTATTTTTGGCCGAACAACATACTGACAGTTGTTtcatctcttccttttctctcattaagtgaagtattacgtcatttcaatcaggaagactacttatcattcactcatgctttctctttacccaatcagagttggtgaacactttcccccttttacagagaaccaatcagagttagccgtcactttcctctctttttcaaagagtcaatcgtctaagtgacgggagtacACGTGACGTTCTATGCTGttgcccttctctcagatctatgccgTATTACGTTTTCTCCCGCTAATGCCACAAGCTCCGCCCGAGAAGCTCCGCCCAACAATACAAAACTTCACCTGTGGGTAAACATGAGTCTGCACCGCCCATTCATTCAGTTTTCAGTCAGTTTTCCGCTCCGCTCACAGCCTGTCTGTGCAGAAGTCAACGATTCACAtggaattattattatctgCATATTATAGGGTGTGTATATAGCTATACAAGTGGACCTGTACAAAAACGCGCAATTTGGCTCAAAGCCAAATGCCCTTTGCGCTCGTTTTTGGGATTTCAGCTTGTCACAGAACCATAATAGGGGGGTcagcaaacagcaaaatgaGTCAATCTGGTACAATTTGACATGAACATACgggtgtaaatgaagcagcatagtaaacagtggagcagcagtctgtacaggccgacagtgagacagtatattgtagtctgctgtctctctcctcgtctGCCCTCCTGAACTCTTCTCTTGccttttatttctctcctccactcatctctctttctctgtctcctcctctctcttgttcaggttgtgcaaaaaataaacagacacaGTTATCAATTAATATGTAcaactttaaatatatatgatatacagtatgtgctcatCACTCATCTGTCtctatactgtaaaaaaaaaaaaaaaaagatcaaatccAGTTGTAATCCAATGAGTTACATTTAATCAAAAGGTATATATTTCATTACCTCATACTCCAACCTAATAATAACACACTTTGGTTTGGTTGTTAGGTGTGGAGACTTAACTTTAAGCATAACTTATTTTAAGAAGTAAATTATTTCACCTGTGATGTCCTTCTGTtaggaagctgatattttcaatGCCACATCAAAGATCATCATGAAAAGCCTCATCCTCTCTGAATGTCTCGAGGAGTCTACTAGCATTACTAAAATATACAGACACaagttcaaaatgtaatttaaaaaattTTCTCAAGCTTAAGGGAAACAATGTCTGAAGTAGAAAATAAGACGTTTCATGTGAAGGGAATTCgtttttgcatttaatgttcagcagcccacATAAATAGAGCTGAATGGGAGGATTAACTAACCAGCTGCCAGACTGGAGAGAAATggtaacattttgtttacagtgatccaaTATTATGTTGACTGTAGCAAAGCTCAACATTTGGACACATGAGGTTTTTAGCTTGTAGGCATCTAACCATGAAGCTACCAGCCAGTCAAGTGTCAGTCCAGCAACACTCCAGTGTCCATCTGGCCGCTGACGTCGGCTCGCCAACACACAGCTGCCTGATCTTTGCTATCTCTCCATATatggataatcaatcacttgTTTAACATAACCTATAACATATCctacctttcttcctcttttgaaaaCGTGAAGAAGATCCAGAtaacctgtcttgtcttttcctgacattgtgtttGCTGACTGTACCTTGCTTCCTCTGACCTAGACTAGGACAGaccaattaaaatcatcaattAGTGCTGGTCAAACTAGACTAGGCtgacctagtgcaagccgggccATTGATGTCtcgcctcctcttggctttcacacCCTAGTACAATACGTGTTCTGTACTGCCCTCTGCATTGTAGTGATATACTATATAAGTGGCACTTTATACAGTTTTAAGGGTTCCTGCCTGGGAAGTGCAGTGTAAACAAACGTTGtgatattcaattcaattcaactttattgtcattgtaaaGTGCACAGGTACACATACGACGAAAGGTACTCCCAGGTGCAGGTGGAGGTGTTATTACATATACCCAGAGTTACTTGCAGATGGTGTCAACAATGTGGCagaaggtaaaaagtagcaTTGGGCTGCATGCGGCGGTTGCTGTTAATGTTGTTTCTTTCAAAAGGGAACATCGTTACATCAGGATAAAGTACAGGGAGCCGGTAATTCTTCCACTCTCAGCTCCAGCAGGTGAATCAGACCCAGACTTCATATCTCACATGGCTCAGTGTCTGCTGTCGGTCCACAGGACGGCTGGAGGTGTGAAGGGATCTGAGAGGCTCTACTGCCTGAGATGACTTAGGTTTCATCACATGTTcatgactcctccccctctgtcctctgctctCACAGGGAGAAGATGATCtggatcctgctgctgctcttcctctcatcctgtGTCTGCGGTCAGCTTCCACCTTCAATTCATTATCCAGaaatataaacatattttcAGCCTCAGTAACAGATTTTCTCACTTCATTACCCTCACaacctctttgtctttctctctgccagtaGCAATACAGTCAGAATTCTTTTAAGCAAGTAGAAACTCCTTATTAGGATTACGAAGACATTCTTAattactttgattttattgtattttatttgtatcaTGTATTACCATTTTATCCATATTTTAGTACTGTTTTAGACTTTGTTCATCAACCTACACCTCAATTATTTGTTGCTGTAATGACACAATTTTCCCTTCAGGGTCAAATAAGCATTCAGGGTCAATGCTTATCATGTCTCTCTACATCAGGACATAGACAAcatgtgaaatcagctgctgtagggttggaatgaaaacctgcacactgTTGGTTCTTCCTGACACATAATTGCCTGTCCCAGCTCCAGACAGATATGTAGATAGATGGAGACAACATGATGACACCACAAGGTGGCACTAGAGACAGTGATACTGGACTGTAGATTGTGAACCACACTCggtggtggaaaagcctctgaaacagcatttagaccatcatggacaCTAAAAATCTCCAACAAAACCTGTACAGACAGAGTGTTTCCTTAATCAGGTTCATATCAGAGTATTGGTGAGCATGTAAacactctcagtctctctgttcctcactttcctctctctctcccacaggaACATTcattgtgaatgtgaagcagatcTCCTATCAGGCAGAGGAGAACGGTAACGTGACGATGGAATGGATCTTCCCACCCAAACCCGacatgtctctctcctcacttacCATCTACTGTGCAAAGGTCTCTCTTAATGAAGAAAAGCCtttatattatttacaaaaCGGTGTTGAAGACCCAGAATCTCAACATGAGCAGTTTGCAGGACGAGTGCGATGTCACGAACACAGACTCAGAGAAGGACACATCAGGTTTCACCTGTCCAGACTCAGGACTAACGACTCGGGTGTTTACCTGTGTGAAGTGTCCACTGATTATGGAGGGAACTTCCGTGACTGTTCCCTCACCGTCACTGGTGAGTTGAATCAGTAGAACTCAGTGGAACTTTCCTCACTAAGTTCATTTCAGCAGCTTATTTGGtttaaaagaaaacagtgaTGTTCTACCATAGCTGCCTCTATAGCACTACAGTTACCATGGATaccactgtagtactactgttaCCATGGTTCCCACTGTAGTACTGCAGGTCAGGTGAGGTGTaaagtctgttttgttgttttacttGTAAGTGAAGAGAGGCTCGCTCCCCTGTCTGATCTGCTGTGGTTCTTCTGTTCTCTTGTCAGATTGTTACAGTAAAATGTTTCCTCTTCACATTAATCACTCAGTATTTGTCTGATCTCTGAACAGCAGCCAGGCTTCAGTCCACAGCTGAGAAAACCAAGCCACCGAGCCGGGGAGTGACCGCCCTCTTCGCTGGATTGGTGCTTTTGTTTCTACACATTTCCTCACAATGCGCTCCACTCTGCATGAAGAGACTGCTGCTAGAATGAAATCTCCACCGTTTGGAAAAACGTGCCATCTACTCTCTCAGCcatgatttcactgatttgttTACTGCTGCAAAGTTCCAATATTTGGATTTTCATAAGTTTTGAGATGCAgccttgttttgtctgtgtgtcacaTAACAATAGATAAATTATGTGAGATAAGAATGTTCTCCATCATAAAGGTTATCATCTGGAAGTATTTTATGATGTGTCTATTTTTCAGAAACTGTGAATCCTTTTTTCAAGAAGACTTAAGATTTCTTTGGTATTATGAGCAGTTgtataataaatacaatatttttttatgtaatgcCCTCTgaaatgatctgttgttgttggCAGTAGACAGATTGTGAGTATCACCAACACTGGAACACCTAACAGGCCAATGCTGATACTCAGCTTCTTATCAAgagactataatgtgtcactaaaaagtccgCAGAGTTTCAGTTGAGACTCAGAACAGAGTGGAAAGTCCCTGTAGATCTTCAGTGTCTGGGATGGAGTTAATCTGAAGTCTGACCCAGAGTCTGTTTTACTTTACACAGCCAGGTGGATTTAACAAGGATTCAGCCAAACCTGAATCCTTGTTAGGATTCCAGATCCAGTCTCTTAGTATTTATCATTAAAGGAGATCAAAGAACAGGAATAAAACTATTTGTTAGTCTTTTCTAAACATTTCACATCAGGATCGATGTTCctctgatagtttggtgacttaTGGCTGCTAGTTTATCACTTTGACCAAATACTGATGAGGTActaacaataaactttatttatacagcatgtgtgtgtatgtgattatAGCACCACCTGCTGGACATTGTGTGTAGTTGTATCCAAGCTGTTCTCCATTGTGTGTTTATTAGAGTTTACTAGAATCTGGAATAAAAACCTGACTTCTATTTACAGTAAACAGGCAGATCAAAGTTTTTCAACAACTttattaattgtgtgtgtgtgtgtgtgtgtgtgtgctgtttccAACACATCTGCATCACTAATGTTGTTATAGTcatgtgactgacagctgactgcAGGTGGAACTGCTTCACATACTGAAAAATACATTACATCATTAGAGaaatataatgtaaataaatacacatacatagacTAAATATACTTTAGATTAATAGGCTTATTGTCTGTCCATAAAATAAACCACAAGACAGAACAAGGTAATAAATGATAAAGTATTGATTGACCCTGGAGGAGTCAGATTGATTTGATCATAACTCATGTAGTCAAGCTGTTCTGGTTGAATCACAGCAGTTAAAATCACTCCGCAGCGACAGATCACCAGTGTtttatttctcattcattttaacGGAGCGGTCAGTCTGAGTTCATCTCATGACGTCACACCGCCCTCTGCTGGAGAAAACACGATATGGATTTTCAGGCTCACTGGACCACATGCAGCACACAATATTACATGTTAATATCTGATTATTTacaggtttttatttttactcatttgaagaacatttacatttacaagcTTTTCCTGATGGGCAAAGAAAACTGATccaaattttaaaagaaatgtgTCCTGCACtacacaacgcacacacacacacacacacacacacacacacacacacacacagaggctgaaCATCAGAGGAATGAAACAAGAAACACGTCAACTTGATTCAATCACCATGTGAAATAATGCgggtgagtgaatgagtgagtgagtgagagagactccacacacccacactacatAAACACAATACTATAGGGTATATaatgcatttatgtatttaataatttaatctgattttttttctgtttatttcttcacttgtaataatttattttattgtcattaacagatgttattgttattgttattatcattctCTTTCTAGcatggtgttggtgtgtttgttacTGCTGATAACTGCACAGTGTTGATCCAGTGTTTGATAAACTAACTTGTACATGCAGGCGAGtagaaatgcatttaaatctAATatatctcattacacattcttCAACAAATCTATGAaaactactttttaaaatattggtGGCATAAAAGTCTATTTTAAAAATTTTCTGTACAATGTCAAAATGCAggaaataagatgaaactttaaactGCGGTAGTGAGATTAAACACACTACCGCAGGAATGTAATTAAAAGTTAGTCCATCATGAATATGTGTAATTGAAAGCAAAAGGAATACATATAAAAGCATTTTTCAGAAGGTGACCATGCAGAGGTCGGATCATTCTCAGCTGCTGTCAGCTCAGTTTCAGATCTGGACTTCTGAAGCCTTCAGCCAACAGACCGCAGCCTGACAGCTGATCTGCATCCACAGCAATCTAACAACCTGATGTACAAAGGAAATACATCATGCTGCAAAACTTTGTGTTTGGAGTAGAAACAACAACCAAATCAGTGTCTGTATTTATTCAtgaaatataacaatatattcAGGGGGAAAATGGAGACGCACTTGATGATGtaacatggacacacacttcaccaAAAGCACAAAACGCCAACAGATGATAAACAGCAACAAAGTCTAAGATAtttaaaacatgacagatttCAATCATCgtgcttttacacacacacacaagtttagtattaaataatagtgaagtAACCAGAATGGATAAGATTTGTTTAATGTCAAATGTCTTTTATGTACACACTCATCTCCTCATTTATACCACTATGGAACAAGATATTAGTTGATTTTAGGAAAATTATAATCAcgttaagtaaaaaaaaaaaaaagtataaaataaaatgtttgaaacTGTGCTTGTTTGAAACCAATAAGATCAAACAATGTTAATTTTACCTTAAATTGCTGGAAACATGATAGATGTTTAGCTTGGTGTGACATTAATAAaataccaaacaaaacaaaggtcCAAAGGAAAGATATTtgaacctgtcaatcatcaacaacagactctcaggtgaacaacaataacttgattctgtctggttaaatatctcattcatttcatctTCCAAATAAAATATCTGGTTTCTTGTACATGTGATGTGATTACAAACATTAATATTCTCATTTTAAggcatagctgtgtgtgtgtgtgtgtgtgtgtgtgtgtgtgtgtgtgtgtgtgtgtgtgtgtgtgtgtgtgtgtgtgtgtgtgatcctgtacagagtgaatatcatgtcagcagctgtctttggtcagcagtgtgagtttctctctccctcctctatctgacaagagacactgaggaaccagaccACCTAAACCTGAACCCAggatagagtggttcagtgaatgtggactggaaggtgtggatgtggctcagtgtgtcagaggaaactctgtagaaggacagagagccagcaggccagtccagatacactgctactctgtcagagacagaggaggagaagattcCTGTGAATACTGATGTGTTATTGTGCCGGGCAGAGTAACGATCACCAGAGCAGtccagactccaggacttttcattccctccaatCCAGCAGTCTGCACTCCTTCCTCTCctactgattcctctgtaagtcactcctatataaACCCATCCTTTCCACttgacctcccagtaacagcgaccagtcagaccatttctacacagcagctgttcccagaagtcaaatctctctgggtgatcaggatatcgctgctcctctctcactgctgtCACCTTTCTATTGtgttcagacaggaagaggtctctgtttgctgtgtttgggtccagtctgagttcacaggcatctgatggagagaacaagacacaatacaGAAACTATTTTTATTCTAATAGagctgtttattatttgttgatttattaacactttgacctttaatttcttaacagtttcatgatgacacattATATCAGCCATCATCTTCATTCACAGTAGGACTTGAATGAATAGATGTCACAAACTGCTGTGCAGAGGGACTTTCCATGTAAGCAGTTGaatgtttgctgctttgttttcctgaatcaaactaaatacacacttacacttcctcagacctggtttcaacctctggactccaccatggtccacactgtggGGGAAACAAAGTCAGACCAGAATATTCTATTTGATGATAGAAACATAACCTTCCCTATGAAGGATGTTCCATACATCACTCATATCCACCATTAAACATGAATCAATACTCCTCagcttctcagtgtgacagagaaaatgtatgtgactctcagccttctagcagacgttgcctctccagacctgagagagtccagtctccagtgtggatcctccagtccagcagagagcagcttcactcctgaggctcctggatgattgtagctcaggtccagctctctcagatgggaggggttggagctcagagctgaggccagagaagcacagccttcctctgtgagcagacagcctgacagcctgcacacacacacacacacacacacacacacacacacacacacacacacacacacacacacacacacacacacaaatcaagcCACATGTCAGATTTTATTAGTAACCTACTGTGAAATTAGTTGTGATAATGCCGTCAAATTCTAGCAAAACTGTAACGGCCTCAAATACAAACAGTTGGCTGATCAGCTTTGTGGTTTCATTTGCTCCAGTTTGAGAGTTCTCCACTCACTTTGTGACAGAATATTAGAAGTCCTTTCTGGTATTTTAGGTTTCAACAACTGAGGCagcaaggagaggaaagaatgaaATGTCCTCATGCAAAGTAATTCACAGAGGCTAGGAAGTGCTAAATGTTGGTATCACAACTGGTTTTAAAATTACATGAGCAGAGAAAATCCTCCACAGGTGTTTGTCTGCTGATAGTAACCTGTATGTAAAGCAGGATGTAAATGGTCgtctgttgaacaggttgagggatactgacctgagagtctccagtctacagtgtggactctccagtccagcagagagcagcttcagtcctgaatcctgcaggtcgttgttactcaggtccagctctctcagactagaggactgggagctgagacctgaggccagagcttcacagcttctctctgacagctcaCAGTAGCTCAGCCTCAATGGAGATGTACAGATATGAAATGTTACTCTCTTTTATTTAATAtgattgatttctgtgttttgttaggCCCTGCTATTATGGCTGTGTATGTAAAACTGGATGAGAAGAATACtgattttgaatgttttaaGATTTCCTTTCCAATTAACCTGAACATTAAGTAAAATAGCTCTTAAATCCCGATGTTAAACTTGCAGGGTCTTTACAGGTTCAGGACCAGAGCTAGAAATAATACTCGCCTGAGGTATATATAATTTTAAAGCACGGTTTCCTCCGCTAATGAAGCTGGGTGaggttttcttttcatccctgcttgtttgtctgtttgttagcaggATAAAGTTACCAACGGATTTGTCTGAAATTTGTTGGACAGATCGTTCTTGacccaaggatcagttgattagattttggtggtgatttggatctgggatttccaccactAGAGGATTATAATTTCTTTGCCATAACTAttgtgctgcgttcatgtgctggtgggaaagtccaacATCCAAGACTTCCAAGTCTGCTGCTAAACAGAGTTGCATTCAAGTGCTATTTTCAAGAGCTCCGGGTGAATCAAACCCTGAAGACAAATGATAACCAAACATAAACCGTTATAGTTGCAGATGTGCAAATTCAGGCTGCaactttgcaagttggagaattgttcagcattggtggACGTTTGCGCTCTGCCAAGTGCCTTGTAGTTTAccttgttaaatttgaacattacatcacttacacttacacatataacatttaatttaaagagagagcagaagtcCTTATGTGCTCAGTTAAGAACTGGTACCTTACCACTGGCAATTGAGGTAGGCAGATATAAAGGTATTCCTGAAGAGCTGcgtttatgtgttttttgtgatCTTGGTGTTGTTGAGGAtgaatttcattttgtgtttcacTGCCCCATGTACAGCGATTTGAGGAATCATCTATTTGAAAAAATTCAGTTGAAGAACCctgatttgttttggttgtcTGGTCTGA
This region of Centroberyx gerrardi isolate f3 chromosome 23, fCenGer3.hap1.cur.20231027, whole genome shotgun sequence genomic DNA includes:
- the LOC139919989 gene encoding uncharacterized protein LOC139919989, translated to MIWILLLLFLSSCVCGTFIVNVKQISYQAEENGNVTMEWIFPPKPDMSLSSLTIYCAKVSLNEEKPLYYLQNGVEDPESQHEQFAGRVRCHEHRLREGHIRFHLSRLRTNDSGVYLCEVSTDYGGNFRDCSLTVTAARLQSTAEKTKPPSRGVTALFAGLVLLFLHISSQCAPLCMKRLLLE